One window of the Sediminitomix flava genome contains the following:
- a CDS encoding glycoside hydrolase family 5 protein has translation MKKSLQFIVGLLLLCLFSCGNEASDPIVDPEEPNDGENIVTVEPLDELPQSRVNRLKKGLNLGHWFAQTEITTVGLKERFTEDDFIFIENSGFGYVRISVEEQVVYTEGDPKTIRTEYLSILDNAIQDFIDRDIAVLFDFHPTGGFKDKIHWDVNYSNSVKLFWGAMAKHLSKFDPEYLYLEVLNEPWATNASDWYPVQEAWVKMIRSEAPAHTIIVDGNLRYTENEWDDVKAVISMPILDDPNIVYNFHFYAPMQFTHQGATWGWSALVDIEGLKYPVDAANAYEIRDRVGNSNMETYWSMDNYVNDDWNKHALVSKLQAVGEWASTNNLTVICNEVGVYNYVTPTDSRIQYLQDVREALEEQNIGWAIWEYDQGFNIIDRESADVKFLDGIQNALGL, from the coding sequence ATGAAGAAGAGCTTACAATTTATAGTAGGGCTGCTACTGCTTTGCCTTTTTTCTTGTGGCAATGAAGCATCTGATCCAATTGTAGACCCTGAGGAGCCAAATGATGGTGAAAATATAGTGACTGTTGAGCCTTTAGATGAATTACCACAATCAAGAGTTAATAGGCTAAAAAAAGGTCTAAATCTTGGGCATTGGTTTGCTCAAACTGAAATAACAACTGTAGGTTTGAAAGAACGATTCACTGAAGATGATTTCATTTTTATTGAAAACTCTGGCTTTGGTTATGTGCGTATTTCTGTAGAAGAGCAAGTGGTTTATACCGAAGGTGATCCAAAAACAATTCGTACAGAATACCTTTCAATATTAGACAATGCGATTCAAGATTTTATAGATAGAGATATTGCGGTGCTTTTTGATTTTCATCCTACTGGGGGCTTTAAAGATAAAATTCATTGGGATGTAAATTACAGTAATAGTGTAAAGTTATTTTGGGGTGCAATGGCAAAGCATTTAAGTAAATTTGATCCTGAATATCTTTATTTAGAGGTCTTAAATGAGCCTTGGGCTACAAATGCATCAGATTGGTATCCTGTGCAAGAAGCTTGGGTAAAAATGATACGTAGTGAAGCACCTGCTCATACAATTATAGTAGATGGTAATTTGAGATATACTGAAAATGAATGGGATGATGTCAAAGCTGTGATCTCAATGCCAATTTTAGATGACCCAAACATTGTTTACAATTTCCATTTCTATGCACCTATGCAGTTTACACATCAAGGTGCTACATGGGGATGGTCTGCCCTTGTGGATATTGAAGGATTAAAATATCCTGTAGATGCAGCAAATGCCTATGAAATCCGTGACCGAGTTGGAAATAGCAATATGGAAACCTATTGGTCAATGGATAATTATGTAAATGATGATTGGAATAAGCATGCACTTGTCAGCAAATTACAAGCTGTAGGAGAATGGGCAAGTACAAATAATTTGACCGTTATCTGCAATGAAGTAGGAGTGTATAACTACGTTACACCTACAGACAGTAGAATCCAATATTTGCAAGATGTTCGAGAAGCATTAGAAGAACAAAATATTGGATGGGCAATTTGGGAATACGATCAAGGCTTCAATATCATTGATAGGGAGTCAGCAGATGTAAAGTTTTTGGATGGTATTCAGAATGCTTTAGGTCTATAA
- a CDS encoding carbohydrate-binding protein → MKQKLVSICIALWFSTFSLFAQEETYTWDNVIVGGGGYVTGIVIHPTEVGLMYMRTDIGGIFRWEESDNRWVPLFGWVSPDEDNLYGVDGIALDQNNPDIIYATLGKYPTDAGGIYKSYDRGIHWEKLREDTFASNMKYREVGENIAVDPNNSNVVYCGTRINGLIRSTNAGSNWSTISSVPTGYVGDPSNYWDFDNNPIGIRSIVIDPSSTISGRSRNIYAAVWSDGVYHSNNGGDSFYKMAGSPSNVIRVENAPGNIVYATTEDGIYKYNGSWQKLAVNPTGYTMFNGIDVDPNNSNNLIASTGTQLWWQKQYISSDAGVSWKELDAFNGTMTVHDATWHSIDLGFYQAATAAIIFDPHKSGRVYSTDWYQVWRTENIWETPSHWYNDVKGHEEIVVLALCTPHEGVALFSGQGDVVGFRHDNQNELPTKRLTDKAECTGIDYCETNPAHFALVSASDWYGANTEIFTSNDYGDNFTAVNVPNGALNGKIAMASNDPNKLVYVFGNSQPYYSTDGGNSWQLSSGGPSTALTTTYMYQYDDPLVSDRTEPNTFYLLDRPNGTLYKSTNGGQSWFVHHNSDLPSSSNYGNLGIGWGDDNNLMGVSLWTDGLWLSNNAGTSFFKINYFSNARMFSFGKAKDGNNIPSIYVYGIHNGQWGVYRSDDFGTNWQRINDDLSYVGNSPTMMKADRQTFGKVYVGTNGSGLFYGEISGSGPDPVGQQPYDGYPIPIPGKVEAEKYDLGGSGEAYNDSDSGNNGGAFRTDDVDIENSSQGGYNIGWTSAGEWLEYTVNVSTAGNYQLEASVASGIGGTKSFEVQIGSTSHQFDFTDASGWQSWQTLNASGIYLNSGQQILRVNILTAGINLDYLNLQQESSSNCSTNFITNPGFETGDLSPWTGWNNGIESNQAHLNSGTYGVGTWWGGRVEQLVNGLEANQQYYLTVWARNLEGGKEGSISVSGYGGAALSTTINSTNWEQYVIGFVTGTGQTSALIRLDAPSNAMSVADDLWLGCGSSNARVSKSVTVESSSEIILAPNPAENEVSVLGLQSEGTIQIYSLEGELYKEVDVSPSAKVNIQDLPSGIYIMTILTSGLTNHHRLVVK, encoded by the coding sequence ATGAAACAAAAACTAGTGTCGATCTGTATTGCACTTTGGTTCAGTACATTTTCACTCTTTGCCCAAGAAGAGACTTATACTTGGGATAATGTAATTGTTGGAGGTGGAGGTTATGTAACAGGTATCGTGATTCATCCTACTGAAGTAGGGCTAATGTATATGCGTACAGATATTGGAGGTATTTTTAGGTGGGAAGAGTCTGACAATCGTTGGGTTCCGCTTTTTGGTTGGGTTTCTCCCGACGAAGACAACCTTTATGGTGTAGATGGAATAGCCTTAGACCAAAATAATCCAGATATCATCTATGCTACGCTAGGAAAGTACCCAACTGATGCGGGAGGTATCTACAAATCATATGACAGAGGTATCCATTGGGAAAAGCTGAGAGAGGATACTTTTGCTTCAAATATGAAATACCGTGAAGTAGGCGAAAACATTGCAGTTGATCCAAATAATAGTAATGTAGTTTACTGTGGTACAAGGATTAACGGTTTGATAAGAAGTACCAATGCTGGAAGTAACTGGTCAACGATATCTTCGGTTCCTACAGGTTATGTAGGAGACCCTAGCAACTATTGGGATTTTGACAATAATCCAATAGGAATCAGAAGTATTGTGATTGACCCGAGTTCAACTATTTCTGGGCGATCTAGAAATATTTATGCAGCAGTTTGGAGCGATGGGGTTTACCATAGTAATAATGGTGGTGATAGTTTCTACAAAATGGCAGGCTCCCCTTCAAACGTAATTCGAGTAGAAAATGCTCCAGGAAACATTGTTTATGCTACAACCGAAGATGGTATTTATAAATACAATGGTAGTTGGCAAAAATTAGCCGTAAACCCAACAGGTTATACCATGTTTAATGGTATTGATGTAGATCCTAATAATTCAAATAATTTGATAGCAAGTACAGGAACACAACTGTGGTGGCAAAAACAGTATATATCTTCAGATGCGGGTGTTAGTTGGAAAGAACTAGATGCCTTCAATGGAACAATGACCGTACATGATGCTACATGGCATTCAATTGATTTAGGTTTCTATCAAGCAGCTACAGCAGCCATTATTTTTGACCCTCATAAATCAGGACGCGTATATAGCACTGATTGGTATCAGGTTTGGCGAACGGAGAATATCTGGGAAACACCATCGCATTGGTACAATGATGTGAAAGGACACGAAGAAATTGTTGTTTTAGCACTTTGTACCCCTCATGAAGGTGTTGCTTTATTCTCAGGACAAGGGGATGTAGTAGGTTTCAGACATGACAATCAAAACGAATTGCCTACCAAAAGATTAACAGATAAAGCTGAATGTACGGGCATAGATTATTGTGAAACAAACCCTGCTCATTTTGCCTTAGTGTCTGCTAGTGATTGGTATGGTGCAAATACAGAGATTTTTACCTCAAATGATTATGGTGATAATTTTACAGCTGTAAATGTTCCAAATGGAGCTTTAAACGGTAAAATTGCGATGGCAAGTAATGACCCTAACAAACTGGTATATGTTTTCGGGAATAGTCAGCCATATTATAGTACCGACGGTGGTAATTCATGGCAGCTATCATCTGGAGGTCCTTCAACAGCGCTAACTACTACATATATGTATCAGTATGATGACCCACTTGTATCGGATAGAACTGAACCAAATACATTTTACCTATTAGATCGTCCAAATGGAACACTTTATAAATCGACGAATGGAGGTCAGTCATGGTTTGTACATCACAACAGTGATCTTCCATCAAGCAGCAACTACGGAAACCTTGGTATCGGATGGGGAGATGATAACAATTTAATGGGAGTAAGTCTATGGACAGATGGACTTTGGTTATCCAATAATGCTGGAACTTCCTTTTTCAAAATCAATTATTTCTCAAATGCTAGAATGTTTTCATTCGGAAAAGCAAAAGATGGAAATAATATCCCTTCGATCTATGTTTATGGAATTCATAATGGACAATGGGGTGTGTATCGATCAGATGATTTTGGTACAAATTGGCAAAGAATCAATGATGATTTAAGCTATGTAGGAAATTCACCAACAATGATGAAAGCCGATAGACAAACTTTTGGGAAAGTCTATGTCGGAACAAATGGAAGTGGACTATTTTATGGTGAGATTTCGGGTTCTGGTCCCGATCCAGTAGGCCAACAACCTTATGATGGTTATCCTATCCCAATTCCAGGGAAAGTAGAAGCTGAAAAGTACGATTTAGGAGGAAGTGGAGAAGCTTATAACGATAGTGATTCAGGTAATAATGGTGGTGCTTTCAGAACTGACGATGTTGATATTGAAAATAGTAGTCAAGGAGGGTATAATATAGGTTGGACATCTGCAGGTGAGTGGCTAGAATATACAGTAAACGTTTCCACAGCAGGGAATTATCAATTAGAAGCTAGTGTCGCATCTGGGATCGGAGGAACAAAAAGTTTTGAAGTACAGATAGGGAGCACATCCCACCAATTTGATTTTACAGATGCAAGCGGTTGGCAGTCTTGGCAAACCTTAAATGCAAGTGGTATATATTTGAATTCGGGACAGCAAATCCTAAGAGTAAATATATTGACCGCTGGGATAAACCTTGACTATTTAAATCTTCAACAAGAGAGTTCATCAAATTGTAGTACAAATTTCATCACAAATCCGGGGTTTGAAACAGGTGATTTAAGCCCTTGGACAGGGTGGAATAATGGTATCGAAAGTAATCAAGCACACCTCAATAGTGGTACTTATGGAGTAGGAACTTGGTGGGGAGGTAGAGTTGAACAATTGGTAAATGGACTGGAAGCTAACCAACAATATTACCTTACCGTATGGGCAAGAAATTTAGAAGGTGGAAAAGAAGGAAGTATTAGTGTTTCAGGTTATGGAGGAGCAGCGTTAAGTACAACCATAAATAGTACAAACTGGGAGCAATATGTGATTGGTTTTGTGACAGGAACAGGGCAGACCTCGGCATTAATCCGTTTAGACGCACCTTCAAATGCTATGTCTGTGGCTGATGATTTATGGTTGGGCTGTGGTTCATCCAATGCTAGAGTAAGTAAATCAGTGACTGTAGAATCAAGTTCGGAGATCATTTTAGCTCCAAATCCAGCAGAAAATGAGGTTTCTGTTTTAGGACTTCAATCTGAAGGAACAATACAAATTTACTCACTTGAAGGAGAGCTTTATAAAGAGGTTGATGTATCTCCTTCTGCTAAAGTCAATATTCAAGACCTACCTTCAGGAATTTATATCATGACTATTTTAACATCAGGACTAACGAATCATCATCGATTAGTCGTCAAGTAG
- a CDS encoding glycoside hydrolase family 2 TIM barrel-domain containing protein, with the protein MKYIFILLFCFTSCSSLTKKHYSTARKPIKVELRQTDGKYQLYRAGEPYYVKGAGTQFGPISEIAKNGGNSFRTWSTSTEKWDGLAILDSAQKYGLTVLMGIEVARERHGFDYNDSVAVKAQIQRIKNEVTKLKDHPALLAWGIGNELNLHSTNLKVWNAVNDIAEMIHEVDVNHPVTTMLAGIQKKEVDYIKQHCQEIDFLSIQMYGGILGLQNDIDKAGWEGAYMVTEWGATGHWEVPQTEWGIAIEQTSSEKADAISERWDKAIISNQPHCLGSYVFLWGQKQERTPTWYGLFLKSGEATEVVDVMHKKWTGKEADNRAPRFDSLHVEGRSDLKNLYLKPNSDFKLEVFAHDPNQNDILQYRVEILPDQIDTYADGGDYEPQPEILFSSESVKNKFKVRSPRKKGAYRVFVYVFDGKGHAATANIPFYVKDESSI; encoded by the coding sequence ATGAAATACATTTTTATATTACTTTTTTGTTTTACGTCATGTAGTTCTCTAACCAAAAAGCATTATTCTACAGCTCGAAAACCAATTAAAGTTGAGCTACGACAAACGGATGGTAAATATCAATTGTACAGAGCAGGAGAACCTTATTATGTAAAAGGGGCAGGGACACAGTTTGGTCCAATTTCAGAAATTGCCAAAAATGGTGGGAATTCTTTCAGAACATGGTCGACTTCAACTGAAAAATGGGATGGTTTAGCCATTCTAGATTCTGCCCAAAAATACGGACTAACGGTCTTGATGGGTATTGAAGTAGCTAGAGAACGTCATGGCTTTGACTATAATGATAGCGTGGCTGTTAAAGCGCAAATACAAAGAATTAAAAATGAAGTGACAAAGCTAAAAGATCATCCTGCACTCTTAGCTTGGGGAATTGGGAATGAATTGAATTTACATTCTACAAATTTAAAGGTTTGGAATGCTGTTAATGATATAGCCGAGATGATACATGAGGTAGATGTGAATCACCCGGTAACGACTATGTTAGCAGGTATTCAGAAAAAAGAAGTTGATTATATCAAACAGCATTGCCAAGAGATCGATTTCCTTTCTATTCAGATGTACGGCGGAATTTTAGGCTTACAAAATGATATAGATAAAGCTGGTTGGGAAGGGGCTTATATGGTTACCGAGTGGGGAGCTACAGGACATTGGGAAGTACCTCAGACCGAGTGGGGTATTGCTATAGAACAAACAAGTTCTGAGAAAGCTGATGCAATATCAGAACGATGGGATAAGGCAATAATCTCAAACCAACCCCATTGTTTAGGTTCATATGTATTTCTGTGGGGGCAAAAACAAGAACGTACGCCTACTTGGTACGGGCTGTTTTTGAAAAGTGGTGAAGCTACGGAAGTCGTGGATGTGATGCATAAAAAATGGACAGGTAAGGAAGCAGATAACAGAGCTCCAAGATTTGATTCGTTACATGTTGAAGGACGATCAGATTTGAAAAATTTATATTTGAAACCAAACTCTGATTTTAAACTTGAGGTGTTTGCTCATGACCCTAATCAAAATGATATACTTCAATATAGGGTGGAAATTCTTCCTGATCAGATAGATACTTACGCTGATGGTGGAGATTATGAACCTCAGCCTGAAATACTATTTTCTTCTGAATCAGTTAAAAATAAATTTAAGGTTAGAAGCCCTCGAAAAAAGGGAGCTTATCGCGTATTTGTCTATGTTTTTGATGGGAAAGGTCATGCGGCGACAGCTAATATTCCATTCTATGTCAAAGATGAGTCATCTATCTAA
- a CDS encoding apiosidase-like domain-containing protein, producing MNIFLNIKEARLLQLKHFLVLTLFFIIFCNIHSTHAQLRISENKRYLIDENGEAFFWMADTAWELIHRLDKEETKIYLENRAKKGFNVIQTVALAELNGLKEGNADDDLPLIDLDPSQPNEAYFEHLDWVIKEANKLGLYVALLPTWGDKFNLKWGVGPIIFNAENAELYGAYLAKRYQNDKIIWVLGGDRNPETTEHKLIINAMAEGIKNICKDNQLITYHPQGGTVASSFFGDEEWLAIDLFQSGHFQKDYPNFKLTKGSYQNPKIRPVIDAEPCYEDHPINWKPSEGWYESFDVRRAAYWSILSGAAGHSYGNHNIWQMWEKGRTAISSARTPWQQALDHEGAFQMGYMRTFFEQIEWQKLKPCDDIILSPQTDTTKLGQTCKGSISDDSNFGVFYIPYGDSIRLRKDFLRSSTVEYEWFNPRIGKSMRATKRDLNINNIFNPPGNPKKGNDWVLLLRVNQITQK from the coding sequence ATGAACATCTTTTTAAACATCAAAGAAGCTCGACTTTTACAGCTAAAGCATTTTTTAGTGCTTACATTATTCTTTATCATTTTTTGTAATATCCATTCAACTCATGCCCAATTGCGGATAAGTGAAAATAAAAGATATCTGATAGATGAAAATGGAGAAGCATTTTTTTGGATGGCAGATACTGCATGGGAATTGATACATCGTCTTGATAAAGAAGAAACAAAAATTTATCTGGAAAATAGAGCTAAAAAGGGTTTTAATGTGATTCAAACCGTAGCGCTTGCCGAGTTAAACGGTTTAAAAGAAGGAAATGCAGATGATGATTTACCACTTATTGATCTCGACCCTAGCCAACCAAACGAAGCATATTTTGAACACCTTGATTGGGTAATCAAAGAAGCCAATAAACTTGGTTTGTATGTTGCCTTATTACCGACTTGGGGAGATAAATTTAACCTGAAGTGGGGTGTAGGTCCAATCATTTTTAATGCAGAAAATGCCGAATTATATGGGGCATATCTTGCCAAACGATATCAAAATGACAAGATCATATGGGTACTTGGTGGAGACCGAAATCCTGAAACTACTGAACATAAATTGATTATCAACGCCATGGCTGAGGGTATTAAAAATATCTGCAAGGATAATCAGCTCATCACTTATCACCCCCAAGGAGGGACTGTGGCTTCTTCTTTTTTTGGAGATGAAGAATGGTTAGCTATAGACCTTTTCCAATCAGGTCACTTTCAGAAAGATTACCCCAATTTTAAACTAACCAAAGGTAGTTACCAAAACCCAAAAATTCGCCCTGTAATAGATGCAGAACCTTGTTATGAAGATCATCCTATAAATTGGAAACCAAGTGAAGGTTGGTATGAGTCTTTTGATGTGAGAAGAGCAGCATATTGGTCTATTCTATCTGGAGCAGCTGGACATAGCTACGGCAACCATAATATATGGCAAATGTGGGAGAAAGGTAGAACAGCAATTTCATCAGCTCGCACCCCTTGGCAACAAGCTTTGGATCATGAAGGAGCTTTTCAGATGGGCTATATGAGAACATTTTTCGAACAAATAGAGTGGCAAAAACTCAAACCTTGTGATGATATAATTTTAAGTCCTCAAACTGATACTACAAAATTAGGGCAAACTTGTAAAGGCTCTATTTCAGATGACTCTAATTTCGGAGTTTTTTATATCCCTTATGGTGATAGTATTAGGCTACGAAAAGATTTCTTACGGTCATCAACAGTAGAATATGAGTGGTTTAATCCTCGTATTGGGAAAAGTATGAGAGCTACAAAAAGAGACCTGAATATCAATAATATATTTAATCCACCAGGAAACCCTAAAAAAGGGAATGATTGGGTATTACTTTTAAGGGTTAATCAGATTACTCAAAAATAA